A window of Thermodesulfobacteriota bacterium genomic DNA:
CTGTGTGTGCTCATAGACTGAGCAGAGAAAATTTGAATATCGAATGTCGAAGTGAGGTATGCTGTCATTATTTATAAAATAAAAAGATAGAGCCAAGCGATTCCACACTTCATCATTCGTAATCCCTTGTTCGATATTCGATATTTATCTGCAAACATAACTTTTTGGTTCTTCAGTAAATCGGTATTAGGCATATGCAAAGGAATAATAAAAAGCGAACAACGGGCAACATCCACATCCCCCAGATAAAAGTTTGCGGGTTGACAAGGGTAGAAAATGCACTGGAATGCATCGCCCTTGGAGCCGATGCTATTGGGTGTGTTTTTTATCCAAAAAGCCCAAGGCATGTGACTGACGACAAAGCCAGAAATATATGCAGGGCCGTTTCTTCCACTGCTGTTACAGTGGGCGTTTTTGTAAATGAATCCTTTTCTTTTATATTGAAAAAGGTTCAGCGATGCTTGCTTGATGCGGTACAGCTCCATGGGCAGGAATCACCGGAACTTGTCAGTCGTCTTCGCAAAGAGAAGCTTAAGGTGATCAAAACGTTATTTTTAAGGTCAATGCCAACTTTTGAAAACGCAAATGATTTTGAACCATCGGCGTTTCTGGTGGAATGCGGCGGCGGAGCACTTCCCGGCGGCAATGCCGTTTCATGGAATTGGGAGAAA
This region includes:
- a CDS encoding phosphoribosylanthranilate isomerase — protein: MQRNNKKRTTGNIHIPQIKVCGLTRVENALECIALGADAIGCVFYPKSPRHVTDDKARNICRAVSSTAVTVGVFVNESFSFILKKVQRCLLDAVQLHGQESPELVSRLRKEKLKVIKTLFLRSMPTFENANDFEPSAFLVECGGGALPGGNAVSWNWEKARHLVGNYPVILAGGLSRANVSDAVKQSTPDAVDVSSGVEISPGLKDTGKVGAFIRAVSMCDLKRKARRIF